Genomic segment of Acidobacteriota bacterium:
GACCACAGCTTCCTGCGCCACGCCACCCGCTTCGACCCGACCCGCTAGGCCGAGTTTGTCCTCGCGAGGTCGTCCTTGTGGAGCGAGCACGCAGCGAGCGTGGAGGATGATCGAGACGGACAAGCCTCTTTTTGGCGAGGGATTATGCGGTCTGGGAGTGATCCGGCGAGTTTCCGGAGCGGCGGCGCAGGCCACAAGGACGACCGGCCAACGGTCGTTCTGCTATTCGATCTACCTAGGCGGGGAGCTACCTGACCTCGAGATCGTCGATCTCGTCGGCGCGCTCCTGAAGGTTCTCGATCAGGTGGGAGACAGTGGCCTCGAGCGACGGCTTGTAGACAAAGGTCACCGTCTTCACTGCCAGCCCGAGGGGACCGGTCTCGACCTCCTGCACCTCGGCCAGGAGGCGGACGATCTCCTCGCAGCTCTGGAAGCGGTCTTCGGGCGCTTTGGCCGTGGCGCGCCGCACCAGCTCTTCGAGATCTTCCGGTACCCGCGAGTCCTTGGACCGCGGCGAGGGCACCGGGGTCGTCCGCTGTAGCTCGCGGATCTCGTGCAAGCGGCCGACGAAGGGGGGCGAGCCGGTGAGCAATTCGTAGGTCACGATACCGAGGGCGTAGATGTCGGTCCGGCCATCGACGCGCTCGCTGGCGACCTGCTCCGGCGCCATGTAGGCGGGAGAACCGGAAAGCGGCAGATCGTCGTCCGCCACATCGGACGCTGCGGCCACCTCGAGCGCCAGGCCGAAGTCGGTCAGCTTGACCTTGCCTTCCGGGCTCAGCACGATGTTCGACGGCCGGATGTCACGGTGCACGACGCCAGGGTTGTGGGCGAAGGCATTGCCCGCAGGCCGCTGGACGTGGATATGACACTGCTCTTTGGCTACGGGTTTCCGCGCTATTTCGGCGGGCCGCTCAAATGGGCGGACATGCAGGGCCTGCCCGGCATTCTCGAGGATATCCGGCGCTGGTCAGAGGAAGACGGGTTTTTCTGGCAGCCCGCACCGCTTCTTGAAACCCTTGTGGCCGAGGGCCGCAGCTTTGACGATCTGAACAAGGAGGCCGCGTCATGAAGGAAGCAGTCATCGTATCGGCCGCCCGCACCGGGCTGGCCAAGTCGTTTCGCGGGTCTTTCAACATGACCCATGGCGCAACCATGGGCGGGCATGCTGTTGAACATGCGGTGGCCCGGGCCGGGCTGGACGGGGCCGAGATCGAGGATTGCATCATCGGGTGCGGGTTTCCCGAGGGCGAAACCGGATCCAATATCGGTCGTCAGATCGCAATCCGTGCGGGGCTGCCGATCACCGCCTCGGGCATGACCGTAAACCGGTTCTGTTCATCCGGTCTGCAAACCGTGGCCCTTGCCGCCAACGCGATAACACAGGACGGGGCCGGACCAATGGTGGCGGGCGGCGTCGAAAGCATCTCGATGGTCCAGCCCAATACACGCCCTGCGCCCGAAGACTGGATCGTGGCGCACAAGCCCGCGATCTACATGGCCATGATCGAGACCGCGGATATCGTGGCCGAACGTTACGGCGTGACCCGCGAGGCGCAGGACGCCTATGGTTTGCGCAGCCAGATGCGGATCGCGGCGGCCCAGCAATCGGGTGTGTTCGACGACGAGATCGTGCCGATGACAACCACCATGGCGGTCAAGGACAAGGCCACCGGCGAGGTGACGCAGCACGAGGTGGTTGTGGACCGGGACGAATGCAACCGCCCGGGC
This window contains:
- a CDS encoding acetyl-CoA C-acyltransferase gives rise to the protein MKEAVIVSAARTGLAKSFRGSFNMTHGATMGGHAVEHAVARAGLDGAEIEDCIIGCGFPEGETGSNIGRQIAIRAGLPITASGMTVNRFCSSGLQTVALAANAITQDGAGPMVAGGVESISMVQPNTRPAPEDWIVAHKPAIYMAMIETADIVAERYGVTREAQDAYGLRSQMRIAAAQQSGVFDDEIVPMTTTMAVKDKATGEVTQHEVVVDRDECNRPGTTLEGLSSLDPVRGTDRFVTAGNASQLSDGAAALVLMDSDEAARRGIEPMGAFKGFCVAG
- a CDS encoding serine/threonine-protein kinase → MHVRPFERPAEIARKPVAKEQCHIHVQRPAGNAFAHNPGVVHRDIRPSNIVLSPEGKVKLTDFGLALEVAAASDVADDDLPLSGSPAYMAPEQVASERVDGRTDIYALGIVTYELLTGSPPFVGRLHEIRELQRTTPVPSPRSKDSRVPEDLEELVRRATAKAPEDRFQSCEEIVRLLAEVQEVETGPLGLAVKTVTFVYKPSLEATVSHLIENLQERADEIDDLEVR